The Pseudomonadota bacterium genome segment CCGGCACAACTCAGTCGATCGGGATCGGCGCGATCACCTGCGTCGAGGCGAACATCCACGCGACGAGCAGCGCGCAGAGGACGGCGCCCGCCGTGATCCGCCCGGTCGCCATGTGGAGCCCCGTCGAGAGCGGGACCACCGCGACGAGCACGCCGACGACGTGGAACAGGTTGAACGTGAACAGCACGAACATCCCGCCCGGGCCGACGAGCGGGATCGCGCCCGTCGTGAGCAGCGGCACGTACTGTACGGCGAGGAGGAGGACGAGCGGCGCCGTGACGACGACGAGGTTCCTCGCCGAGGTCGCGGCGAAAGTCCCGAGCCAGGTCGAACGCTGCGCGAGGCCGAGCCGGGCGTGCAGGAAGAGCCCGAGCCCGAAGAAGCCGGCGAGGATGAACGGGAGGTAGCGCAGCGAGAGCGCCGCGCGGTGCGGCGTCAGATCGTTCGCGAACGCGAAGACGAACCGGAAGTCGACGACGAGGGCGGCCTCGAACGCGCTCTCCCACGCGTAGGCGAAGCCGAAAAGCACGAGCGCGAGGGCGGTCGCGCGCGCGAGGAGCGATCCGGAGATCGGGGTCGCCGCGTCCGGGACCGGGCGCCGCCTCGCCCACCGGCGGTAGAGGAGGATCCCGATCGCGTTCGTGACGAAGAACCAGAAGATGGTCACGTTCACGACCATCATCGGGAACGCGCCGTCCACGGGCACGACGTACTTGTGGATCGCGAACACGGTGAGCGCGCACGGCAGGTACAGCCACATGACGAGGCCGTTGACGATCGCGTGGCGCATGAGGCCGCCCCGCGCGATCGGATCGGGCGTGGTCGGAACGCCGCGCAGCGGGGCGAACGGCGGCGCCGCGAGCAGGAGCAGGCCGAGCGGCAGGAGCGACCAGAGGCACGCGAGCATGGAGACGAGCGTCGCCCACTCCTTCCACGGCCAGATCTGATCGTCCGTCGCGGCGGCGTCGCGCGGGACCCCGGGCAGGGCTCGCGCCATCCAGCCGAGCACCTCGGCGACGACGACCTCAGAGTGCGGCTCCCCGATGTGGATGACGTTCGGCACCGCGACCCTCCGCGCGGTCCCGTCCTCGAAGTCGCCGTACGTCTCACCGATCGCGGGGTGCGGCGCGGCGAACGCCCCGCGCGCGGCCTCCGTCCCCATCCACTCCGCCGCGATGTCGCGCGTGCCGGTCATCCGATCACGGAACTCGTCCCAGGCGCCGATGACCATGAGCATGTTTCGTGGGCTCGAGGGCGTCGCCCGCGTGTCGAAGCCGTACCCGAGGAGCGCGATCGCCTGCACCCGGGGATCCGAGAGCGCGATCTCGTAGGAGATCCCGGCGCCCAGGCTGTGGCCGACGAGCGCGATCGCGTCCCGGTCGACGAACGGGAGCGACGAGAGGTGATCGAGCGCGGCCCGCGCGCCGTAGGTCGTGTCGAAGCCCGGGGCTTCCTCGTCCATCCCCGGATCGTCGGAGTTCCCGCGGCCGAGCGTGTCGATCGAGAGCGTCACCGCGCCGCGCCGGGCGAGCTCGATCGCGATGGGGTCCCCGGTCTCCCGGCAGCTCTCGTAGCCGTGGACGAACAGGATGCCGGGCCTGCGGTCGGAGGCCGACGCGCCGTTCGGCCGGAAGAGCTTGGCCGCGACGGTGCGCCCGAGGTCGTCCCGCAGCGCCGTGTCCGTCACCTCCACGTCGCCGAAGGAGCGCTGGATCGCCGACGCGAGGATCGCCCCGGTCGCGGCCACGACGACGAGGGCGGCGAACGCGAGCGCCGCGCCGCGCGCGCCGGGCGGGGGGGGGAGAGGCCGGCTCGTCATGGGGCGAGTATAGCGGATTTCGTCTTGCGCGCGTCCCATTCGGGGCTAAGGTTTTCCCGAAACAGGGGGGCGGACAAGGAGAGAAGCAGATGAAGTCGATTCTTTGGGTGGTGATGACCGTCCTTGCAGGTTCACTCGTCCTGAACGCGTGCGCGAGCACCAGCGACAGCGGGGGCTCGGACAGCGACACGGATTCGGACAGCGACACGGATTCGGACGGCGACACGGATTCGGACAGCGACACGGATTCGGACAGCGACACGGATTCGGACAGCGACACGGATTCGGACACCGACACGGACTCGGACACCGACACGGACTCGGACACCGACACGGACTCGGACACCGACACGGACACCGACACCGATACGGACACGGATACCGACACGGACACCGACACCGATACGGACACGGATACCGACACGGACACGGATGCGGACACGGACGCTGACGGCGGCGTGGACGGCGGCGCGGACGGCGGCGCGGGCGACTGCGACACGGCGCTCGCCGAGGCGGTCGACGACGGCTCGTTCGAGGGCGGCACGCCGAGCGCGGCCTGGACCGAGACGTCGACGGCGTTCGGGACACCCTTGTGCACGGTGGCGTCGTGCGGCTCCGGCGGCGGCACGGGACCGCACACGGGAACCTACTGGGCCTGGTTCGGCGGGACGACCGGCCTGGAGGAGGGCAGCGTCATCCAGGACGTCACGATCGCGGGCGCCCCGGCGACGCTCTCGTTCTACCTCGAGATCCCCTCCACGGAGGACCTCGCGACCGACACGCTGACCGTGTACGTCGACTCCGACCCGGTCTTCGAGATCGACGGCACGGAGAGCGCGGGCTACACCACCTACGCCTACGTCGAGGTCGACCTGAGCGCGTACGCCGACGGGGGCTCGCACGAGCTCGAGTTCGCCTCCTACACGAACAGCACGTCGACCGTGACGAACTTCTTCGTCGACGACGTCAGCGTCCTGAGCTGCGAGGACTGAGACGGGTCGGGTCCGGGCGCG includes the following:
- a CDS encoding alpha/beta hydrolase, whose amino-acid sequence is MTSRPLPPPPGARGAALAFAALVVVAATGAILASAIQRSFGDVEVTDTALRDDLGRTVAAKLFRPNGASASDRRPGILFVHGYESCRETGDPIAIELARRGAVTLSIDTLGRGNSDDPGMDEEAPGFDTTYGARAALDHLSSLPFVDRDAIALVGHSLGAGISYEIALSDPRVQAIALLGYGFDTRATPSSPRNMLMVIGAWDEFRDRMTGTRDIAAEWMGTEAARGAFAAPHPAIGETYGDFEDGTARRVAVPNVIHIGEPHSEVVVAEVLGWMARALPGVPRDAAATDDQIWPWKEWATLVSMLACLWSLLPLGLLLLAAPPFAPLRGVPTTPDPIARGGLMRHAIVNGLVMWLYLPCALTVFAIHKYVVPVDGAFPMMVVNVTIFWFFVTNAIGILLYRRWARRRPVPDAATPISGSLLARATALALVLFGFAYAWESAFEAALVVDFRFVFAFANDLTPHRAALSLRYLPFILAGFFGLGLFLHARLGLAQRSTWLGTFAATSARNLVVVTAPLVLLLAVQYVPLLTTGAIPLVGPGGMFVLFTFNLFHVVGVLVAVVPLSTGLHMATGRITAGAVLCALLVAWMFASTQVIAPIPID